One Desulfatirhabdium butyrativorans DSM 18734 DNA window includes the following coding sequences:
- a CDS encoding type II toxin-antitoxin system YafQ family toxin: MIEVVWDTGFKRSYRKKIGRLPYLQDRFMNRMKLFIEDPFNPKLRTHKLSGKLSGQWAASIDDEYRVIFEFITANSVLLIDFGTHDEVY; encoded by the coding sequence GTGATTGAAGTCGTTTGGGATACAGGTTTTAAAAGATCCTATCGGAAAAAAATAGGGCGACTGCCATATCTTCAGGATCGATTCATGAATCGAATGAAATTGTTCATAGAAGACCCCTTTAATCCGAAACTTAGAACACATAAGCTCAGCGGGAAGCTTTCGGGCCAATGGGCTGCCAGCATTGACGATGAATATCGTGTCATTTTTGAGTTTATAACCGCAAATAGCGTGTTGCTGATCGATTTTGGCACACATGACGAGGTATATTAA